One Mycobacteroides abscessus ATCC 19977 genomic window carries:
- a CDS encoding DJ-1/PfpI family protein, with the protein MLLGSTVIASAVAATAGFTGGYVSSGHDTNITGGELPAPENVGDAKTIGLLLFDGVEELDFAGPWEVFGAWAADFPQDKYKPVSISLASRQVRCAQGLDVVAQHTYEAAPPIDVLLVPGGKGWRTLVDQPESIAKIQKLTERVELVASVCTGALLLAKAGFLKNRRATTHWSALDTLTQLDSTIIVDRNSRYVDGGNYVTSSGVSAGVDMALYVVSKLGGPSRANDVAHALQYTHQWQL; encoded by the coding sequence ATGCTGTTGGGGTCCACCGTGATTGCGAGCGCAGTCGCTGCGACTGCCGGTTTCACAGGCGGATATGTCAGCAGCGGACACGATACGAACATCACCGGGGGTGAACTCCCGGCTCCCGAGAACGTTGGGGATGCGAAGACGATCGGTCTATTGCTTTTCGACGGTGTCGAGGAGCTGGATTTCGCTGGCCCGTGGGAGGTGTTCGGTGCGTGGGCGGCGGATTTCCCTCAGGACAAATACAAACCAGTCAGCATTTCCTTGGCCTCACGGCAAGTCAGATGCGCGCAGGGGCTCGATGTTGTTGCTCAACATACATATGAGGCCGCCCCGCCGATCGATGTCCTGCTGGTCCCGGGCGGCAAGGGCTGGCGGACTCTGGTCGACCAACCCGAGTCGATCGCCAAAATTCAGAAACTCACCGAGCGTGTTGAACTCGTCGCGAGCGTATGCACCGGCGCACTACTTCTGGCCAAGGCCGGATTCCTCAAGAATCGGCGCGCCACCACGCACTGGAGCGCATTGGATACGTTGACCCAACTCGACTCGACCATCATCGTTGATCGCAACAGTCGATACGTCGATGGCGGCAACTACGTCACTTCATCGGGGGTAAGCGCGGGCGTGGACATGGCGTTGTATGTCGTGTCAAAACTGGGCGGTCCCTCGCGAGCCAATGACGTGGCCCATGCACTTCAATACACACACCAGTGGCAGCTCTAG